A portion of the Streptomyces coeruleoprunus genome contains these proteins:
- a CDS encoding hemolysin family protein, which yields MTEVLLLLVALLLALACGGFVAAEFSLTTVERSALEQAVERGERGALGALKAVRSLTFQLSGAQLGITVTNLVVGMLAEPSVAKLLSGPMRGLGLSASAASSVALVIGTALSTVVLMVVGELVPKNWAISSPLGVAKVVATPQRIFSAAFKPLISHLNNTANRSVRRLGMEPAEELASARSPQELVALARHSAKAGALEADTAELFVRTLNLAELTAENVMTPRVQVTALEAQATVEDVANATRATGLSRFPVYRGSLDTVIGTAHIKDVLAVPADQRYRTPVVDLLREPVLVPETLTVDRLLDRLSGKATMAVVIDEYGGTAGVVTLEDIVEEVVGEVRDEHDPHETPDLARAGEDADGRTLWSADGAARTDQLRTIGLHVPEGPYETLAGLVATALGRIPAVGDTVELSGWELDVVDASGRRAARVLLHAPHAREDEDGAAGDGGPGDHAHRGQRHGDGSRHGLHLRGSRRDAHERETGADARERASRESRASRGSWGSRRDGSSGAAGEGAAR from the coding sequence ATGACCGAAGTGCTGCTGCTGCTCGTGGCACTGCTGCTCGCCCTGGCGTGCGGAGGCTTCGTGGCGGCGGAGTTCTCCCTCACGACGGTCGAGCGCAGCGCCCTGGAGCAGGCCGTCGAGCGGGGTGAGCGGGGTGCGCTCGGCGCCCTGAAGGCCGTGCGGTCCCTCACCTTCCAGCTCTCGGGCGCCCAGCTCGGCATCACCGTCACCAACCTGGTCGTCGGCATGCTCGCCGAGCCGTCCGTCGCCAAGCTCCTCAGCGGGCCCATGCGCGGGCTCGGCCTGTCCGCATCGGCCGCCTCCTCCGTCGCCCTGGTGATCGGTACGGCTCTGTCGACGGTCGTCCTGATGGTCGTCGGCGAACTGGTCCCGAAGAACTGGGCCATCTCCTCGCCGCTCGGCGTCGCCAAGGTCGTGGCCACCCCGCAGCGGATCTTCAGCGCCGCCTTCAAGCCCCTGATCAGCCATCTCAACAACACCGCCAACCGGTCGGTCCGCCGCCTCGGCATGGAGCCGGCCGAGGAGCTGGCCTCGGCGCGCAGCCCGCAGGAGCTGGTCGCCCTGGCCCGCCACTCCGCCAAGGCGGGCGCGCTGGAGGCGGACACCGCCGAGCTGTTCGTGCGCACGCTGAACCTGGCCGAGCTGACCGCCGAGAACGTGATGACGCCGCGCGTCCAGGTCACGGCCCTGGAGGCGCAGGCCACCGTGGAGGACGTCGCCAACGCGACCCGCGCCACCGGCCTGTCCCGCTTCCCCGTCTACCGGGGAAGCCTCGACACGGTGATCGGCACGGCCCACATCAAGGACGTACTGGCCGTCCCGGCCGACCAGCGGTACCGCACGCCGGTCGTGGACCTGCTGCGCGAGCCCGTGCTCGTGCCGGAGACGCTGACCGTGGACCGGCTGCTGGACCGGCTGTCCGGCAAGGCCACGATGGCCGTCGTCATCGACGAGTACGGCGGCACGGCCGGTGTCGTGACGCTGGAGGACATCGTCGAGGAGGTCGTCGGCGAGGTACGGGACGAGCACGACCCGCACGAGACGCCCGACCTGGCCCGGGCCGGCGAGGACGCCGACGGGCGCACGCTGTGGTCCGCCGACGGCGCCGCCCGCACCGACCAGCTCCGAACGATCGGGCTGCACGTGCCGGAGGGGCCGTACGAGACGCTGGCCGGGCTCGTCGCCACCGCGCTGGGGCGGATACCGGCTGTTGGTGACACGGTCGAGCTGTCCGGCTGGGAGCTGGACGTGGTCGACGCCTCCGGGCGGCGCGCCGCGCGCGTCCTGCTGCACGCCCCGCACGCCCGGGAGGACGAGGACGGCGCGGCCGGTGACGGCGGTCCCGGAGACCACGCCCACCGGGGACAACGCCACGGCGATGGCTCCCGCCACGGCCTCCACCTGCGCGGATCGCGCCGTGACGCCCACGAACGGGAAACGGGCGCCGACGCCCGCGAGCGGGCCTCCCGGGAGTCACGAGCATCGCGGGGATCGTGGGGATCGCGCCGTGACGGGTCGTCCGGTGCCGCCGGTGAGGGGGCCGCGCGATGA
- a CDS encoding GNAT family N-acetyltransferase — protein MNDLRIRPAGPSDLDSVLAFWKVAAEGTSISDDRDGVERLVARDPEALLLAEDGDGELVGTVIAGFDGWRCHLYRLAVHPGRRRQGIGTALLAAAEERFVRLGGRRGDAMVLDRNEQAHHAWRAAGYAPEPQWSRWVKPLTD, from the coding sequence ATGAACGATCTTCGAATACGCCCGGCCGGCCCCTCCGACCTCGATTCGGTGCTCGCCTTCTGGAAGGTGGCCGCGGAGGGGACCAGCATCAGCGACGACCGCGACGGCGTCGAGCGGCTGGTGGCCCGCGACCCCGAGGCCCTGCTCCTCGCCGAGGACGGCGACGGGGAACTGGTGGGCACGGTGATCGCCGGATTCGACGGCTGGCGCTGCCACCTCTACCGGCTCGCCGTCCACCCCGGCCGACGGCGGCAGGGCATCGGCACGGCACTGCTGGCCGCCGCGGAGGAGCGGTTCGTACGGCTCGGAGGGCGGCGCGGTGACGCGATGGTCCTCGACCGGAACGAGCAGGCCCACCACGCCTGGCGGGCCGCGGGGTACGCGCCGGAGCCGCAGTGGAGCCGGTGGGTCAAGCCACTGACGGACTGA
- a CDS encoding fic family toxin-antitoxin system, toxin component, producing the protein MNLSIDLAWLLMLAEQKMPRDPQVADWGALVAAVSRHDAEIFGIPVYDDPHTRAAALLQLLLHVPALEHSNALYASAVAYGYLVASGLRVATSPELIRDLARLVKSGRADVRSIAAELQRWTG; encoded by the coding sequence ATGAACCTCTCCATCGACCTCGCGTGGCTGCTCATGCTCGCCGAGCAGAAGATGCCCCGTGACCCCCAGGTCGCAGACTGGGGCGCCCTCGTGGCCGCGGTCAGCCGGCACGACGCGGAGATCTTCGGCATCCCCGTGTACGACGACCCGCACACCCGCGCCGCCGCGCTGCTGCAACTGCTGCTGCACGTCCCGGCGCTGGAGCACTCCAACGCCCTGTACGCCTCGGCGGTCGCGTACGGGTACCTCGTCGCCTCCGGTCTGCGCGTCGCCACGTCGCCGGAGCTGATCAGGGACCTCGCCCGTCTCGTCAAGAGCGGCCGGGCCGACGTCCGTTCCATCGCGGCCGAGCTCCAGCGCTGGACCGGTTGA
- a CDS encoding carbohydrate binding domain-containing protein codes for MKRTPGARATRRRARRPLAALTVAASALLAQPLADPGAADTRTVATAAAATENTATVYYSTKTRAWSAYYLHYAPDGGSWTTVPGTRMQAACTDWVKLTVPLGSAQGLKATFTDGAGVWDNNGGRDYALGTGDITVKDGVVAHSDPCADTAPDPGGSRTATVYYATDALGWSTVNLHYQPAGGSWTTVPGVGMEAACTGWWRRTVDLGAATSLKAAFNNGNGIWDNNNGADYTLPAGTTTVRNRTVTADAADPCAAQQPDTEAPTAPTGVTASATGTSVVLSWQPATDNRAVTGYQVTRTGGSAGTTVTDTGSTVLSDTGLQERTAYTYTVRAVDAAGNTSAASAPATVTTGDRPPATTPGRPLGTDPRKDPVYFVLTARFNDGDPTNNRGGSQHVRSGNAANDDPMFRGDFKGLIDKLDYIKGLGFSAVWITPVVLNRSDYDYHGYHGWDFYRVDPRLESAGASYQDLIDAAHAKGMKIYQDVVYNHSSRWGAKGLFTPKVYGIRDTQWSWYYDEPNAGFAYDGLTVEPKSGKSYYNGDLWSTAEPTGNTCLNWGTPTGARSPEGYTLYNCQWPSPTSGMFPSAYYHTCWLGNWEGEDARSCWLHEDLADFDTESPAVQNYLIGAYNKYIDMGVDGFRVDTAVHIPRTTWNRRFLPAIQERVSQRFGADAARGFFVFGEVAAFVNDKWNRGSVNHSAQFYTWKERKEYSADDARAALEMYAYEQAQGPANQPTSRNAFLDGNSYHAPDHSRFSGMHIIDMRMHMNFGDAVNAFHNGKDSDDSTNDATYNVVYVDSHDYGPNKSGERYTGGTDAWAENMALMWTFRGIPTLYYGSETEFQKGRRIDCGPSCPLATTGRAYYGDHLAGTVTASGFGTVASATGPVATTLAQPLARHVQRLNLIRRAVPALQMGQYSTDGISGEMAFKRRYTDTATGTDSFALVTVTHGARFTGIPNGTYKDAVTGETRTVTDGTLAVPAPGKGNLRVYALDLGGANAAPGKVGTDGPYLK; via the coding sequence ATGAAGCGCACCCCAGGGGCGCGCGCCACGCGCCGGCGGGCGAGACGCCCGCTCGCCGCCCTGACCGTGGCCGCGTCCGCGCTGCTCGCCCAGCCCCTCGCCGACCCGGGCGCCGCGGACACCCGGACCGTTGCCACGGCCGCGGCCGCCACGGAGAACACCGCCACCGTCTACTACTCCACCAAGACCCGTGCCTGGAGCGCCTACTACCTCCACTACGCCCCCGACGGCGGTTCCTGGACCACCGTGCCCGGTACGCGGATGCAGGCCGCCTGTACCGACTGGGTCAAGCTGACCGTCCCCCTCGGCAGCGCCCAGGGCCTCAAGGCCACCTTCACCGACGGCGCCGGCGTCTGGGACAACAATGGCGGCCGCGACTACGCCCTCGGCACCGGCGACATCACCGTCAAGGACGGCGTCGTGGCGCACAGCGACCCGTGTGCCGACACCGCCCCCGACCCCGGAGGGAGCCGGACCGCGACCGTCTACTACGCGACCGACGCCCTCGGCTGGTCCACCGTCAACCTCCACTACCAGCCCGCCGGCGGTTCCTGGACCACCGTCCCGGGCGTCGGCATGGAGGCCGCCTGCACCGGCTGGTGGCGCAGGACCGTCGACCTGGGTGCGGCCACGTCCCTGAAGGCCGCGTTCAACAACGGCAACGGCATCTGGGACAACAACAACGGCGCCGACTACACGCTGCCCGCCGGCACCACGACCGTACGGAACCGCACGGTCACCGCCGACGCGGCCGACCCCTGCGCCGCCCAGCAGCCCGACACGGAGGCGCCCACCGCGCCCACCGGGGTGACCGCGAGCGCGACCGGCACCTCGGTCGTCCTGTCCTGGCAGCCGGCGACGGACAACAGGGCCGTCACCGGCTACCAGGTCACCCGTACCGGCGGCAGCGCGGGCACCACCGTCACGGACACCGGCTCCACGGTCCTCTCCGACACCGGCCTCCAGGAGCGGACCGCCTACACGTACACCGTCCGGGCCGTCGACGCGGCCGGGAACACCTCCGCGGCGTCGGCCCCCGCCACGGTCACCACGGGTGACCGGCCGCCCGCCACCACACCGGGCAGGCCCCTGGGCACCGACCCGCGCAAGGACCCCGTCTACTTCGTGCTGACCGCCCGCTTCAACGACGGCGACCCCACCAACAACCGGGGCGGCAGCCAGCACGTCCGCTCCGGGAACGCGGCCAACGACGACCCCATGTTCCGCGGCGACTTCAAGGGCCTGATCGACAAGCTGGACTACATCAAGGGCCTCGGCTTCTCCGCCGTGTGGATCACCCCGGTCGTCCTCAACCGCTCCGATTACGACTACCACGGCTACCACGGCTGGGACTTCTACCGGGTCGACCCCCGGCTGGAGTCCGCCGGGGCCTCGTACCAGGACCTCATCGACGCCGCCCACGCCAAGGGCATGAAGATCTACCAGGACGTCGTGTACAACCACTCCTCCCGCTGGGGAGCCAAGGGCCTGTTCACGCCGAAGGTCTACGGGATCCGCGACACCCAGTGGAGCTGGTACTACGACGAGCCGAACGCCGGCTTCGCGTACGACGGGCTGACCGTCGAACCCAAGTCCGGCAAGTCCTACTACAACGGCGACCTGTGGTCCACGGCCGAACCCACCGGCAACACCTGCCTCAACTGGGGCACACCCACCGGCGCCCGCAGCCCCGAGGGCTACACGCTCTACAACTGCCAGTGGCCCAGCCCCACCTCGGGCATGTTCCCGTCCGCGTACTACCACACCTGCTGGCTGGGCAACTGGGAGGGCGAGGACGCCCGCTCCTGCTGGCTGCACGAGGACCTCGCCGACTTCGACACCGAGTCGCCGGCGGTCCAGAACTACCTGATCGGCGCGTACAACAAGTACATCGACATGGGCGTCGACGGATTCCGTGTCGACACCGCCGTGCACATCCCGCGCACCACCTGGAACCGCCGCTTCCTGCCTGCTATCCAGGAGCGGGTCAGCCAGCGGTTCGGCGCCGACGCGGCCCGCGGCTTCTTCGTCTTCGGCGAGGTCGCCGCGTTCGTCAACGACAAGTGGAACCGCGGTTCCGTCAACCACTCCGCGCAGTTCTACACATGGAAGGAGCGCAAGGAGTACAGCGCCGACGACGCACGGGCCGCGCTGGAGATGTACGCCTACGAGCAGGCCCAGGGCCCGGCGAACCAGCCGACCTCCCGCAACGCCTTCCTGGACGGCAACAGCTACCACGCCCCCGACCACAGCCGGTTCTCCGGCATGCACATCATCGACATGCGCATGCACATGAACTTCGGCGACGCCGTCAACGCCTTCCACAACGGCAAGGACTCCGACGACAGCACCAACGACGCCACGTACAACGTCGTCTACGTCGACAGCCACGACTACGGACCCAACAAGAGCGGCGAACGCTACACGGGCGGCACCGACGCGTGGGCCGAGAACATGGCGCTGATGTGGACCTTCCGCGGCATCCCCACCCTGTACTACGGCTCCGAGACCGAGTTCCAGAAGGGCAGGCGGATCGACTGCGGGCCGAGCTGCCCGCTCGCCACGACGGGCCGTGCCTATTACGGCGACCACCTCGCCGGCACCGTCACCGCGTCCGGGTTCGGGACGGTGGCCTCGGCGACCGGACCCGTCGCCACCACGCTCGCCCAGCCGCTGGCCCGGCACGTGCAGCGGCTGAACCTCATCCGCCGGGCCGTCCCCGCCCTCCAGATGGGCCAGTACTCGACGGACGGCATCAGCGGGGAGATGGCCTTCAAGCGCCGCTACACCGACACGGCCACCGGCACCGACAGCTTCGCCCTGGTCACCGTCACCCATGGCGCCCGGTTCACCGGCATCCCCAACGGCACGTACAAGGACGCCGTCACCGGGGAGACCAGGACCGTCACGGACGGCACCCTCGCCGTCCCCGCACCCGGCAAGGGCAACCTCCGCGTGTACGCCCTGGACCTGGGCGGCGCCAACGCCGCACCCGGCAAGGTCGGTACGGACGGGCCGTACCTCAAGTGA
- a CDS encoding MFS transporter, producing the protein MPGAVASGPAVVTPAQRRTLTVLVVSQVLSGAGLAAGITVGALLAQDMLDSTSLSGLPSALFTAGSALAAVLVGRVSQRRGRRPGLAAGYATGALGSLGVIAAAVVNSPVLLFVSLFVYGAGTATNLQARYAGADLADDHHRARAVSTVLVATTLGGVVGPNLAAPTGALAAGLGIPRLAGPFLLAVVAYAAAALVLVVWLRPDPLLLARTLAARETEAAQEAQEPADAAPAAGAGKTARLRPGGIALGTTVMALTQLVMVAIMTMTPVHMHEHGLGTAASGFVIALHVAAMYLPSPLTGLLVDRYGRTVIASASGVVLLAAGVLAGTAPPESVPLLTVALVLLGIGWNLGLVSGTAIITDSAALATRARTQGMVDVAIAVAGAVGGLASGVVVATTSYAVLALCGGALALAIVPAVAAARAR; encoded by the coding sequence ATACCGGGCGCGGTGGCGAGCGGCCCGGCCGTCGTCACGCCCGCGCAGCGCAGGACCCTGACCGTCCTGGTCGTCTCCCAGGTGCTGAGCGGTGCCGGGCTCGCGGCCGGGATCACCGTCGGCGCGCTGCTGGCCCAGGACATGCTCGACTCCACGAGCCTGTCGGGGCTGCCGAGCGCGCTGTTCACGGCCGGCTCGGCGCTCGCCGCCGTGCTGGTCGGCCGCGTGTCGCAGCGCCGCGGCCGCCGTCCGGGCCTCGCCGCGGGGTACGCCACCGGCGCGCTCGGCAGCCTGGGCGTCATCGCGGCCGCGGTCGTGAACAGCCCGGTCCTGCTCTTCGTCTCCCTGTTCGTGTACGGGGCCGGGACGGCCACCAACCTCCAGGCCCGGTACGCCGGGGCCGACCTGGCGGACGACCACCACCGGGCCCGCGCGGTGAGCACCGTGCTGGTCGCCACGACGCTCGGCGGGGTCGTCGGCCCCAACCTCGCGGCGCCGACCGGGGCGCTCGCCGCGGGCCTGGGCATCCCCCGCCTCGCCGGGCCGTTCCTGCTGGCGGTGGTCGCCTATGCGGCCGCCGCCCTGGTGCTGGTGGTGTGGCTGCGGCCGGACCCGCTGCTGCTGGCGCGGACGCTCGCCGCGCGGGAGACGGAGGCGGCACAGGAGGCACAGGAGCCTGCCGATGCCGCGCCCGCCGCCGGTGCCGGGAAGACCGCGCGCCTCCGTCCCGGGGGCATCGCCCTGGGCACCACGGTCATGGCGCTCACGCAGCTCGTCATGGTCGCGATCATGACGATGACGCCGGTCCACATGCACGAGCACGGCCTCGGCACAGCCGCGTCCGGCTTCGTCATCGCCCTGCACGTGGCCGCCATGTACCTGCCGTCGCCGCTGACGGGACTGCTCGTCGACCGGTACGGGAGGACGGTGATCGCGAGCGCGTCCGGGGTCGTCCTGCTGGCCGCCGGGGTGCTCGCCGGCACGGCACCGCCCGAGTCGGTCCCGCTGCTCACGGTGGCGCTGGTGCTGCTCGGGATCGGCTGGAACCTGGGGCTGGTCAGCGGTACGGCGATCATCACCGACAGCGCGGCCCTGGCGACGCGGGCGAGGACGCAGGGCATGGTGGACGTCGCCATCGCCGTGGCGGGCGCGGTGGGTGGTCTGGCCTCCGGTGTCGTCGTGGCGACCACCAGCTACGCGGTGCTCGCCCTGTGCGGCGGCGCGCTCGCGCTGGCGATCGTCCCGGCCGTGGCCGCCGCCCGGGCACGCTGA
- a CDS encoding metalloregulator ArsR/SmtB family transcription factor has translation MTKRPDGEPKARLYEAFAATGKALANGKRLELLDLLAQGERSVDALARAARLNLTTASAHLQSLKQAGLVATRRDGVRVHYRLAGDDVARLFALLRKVAEAHQTAVEPARAAYLGAYAESGDSGTVTRDELLARVEAGEVVVLDVRPAEEYAAGHIPGAISIPVDELAARVEELPEGVEVVAYCRGEYCTMARDAVRTLDESGRRAVRLVDGLLEWRLAALPVDVAAAEAAVGSGAAAASRAAVVPGAAAASGAAATSRAAADPGAGVVA, from the coding sequence ATGACGAAGCGGCCGGACGGCGAGCCGAAGGCCAGGCTGTACGAGGCGTTCGCGGCCACGGGCAAGGCCCTGGCCAATGGGAAGCGGCTGGAACTGCTCGATCTGCTCGCCCAGGGCGAGCGGTCCGTCGACGCGCTGGCCAGGGCGGCCCGGCTGAACCTGACGACCGCGTCGGCGCATCTGCAGTCCCTGAAGCAGGCGGGCCTGGTCGCCACCCGGCGCGACGGGGTACGCGTCCACTACCGGCTCGCCGGCGACGACGTGGCACGGCTGTTCGCGCTGTTGCGCAAGGTCGCCGAGGCCCACCAGACGGCCGTGGAGCCGGCCAGGGCCGCGTACCTGGGCGCCTACGCGGAGTCCGGCGACTCGGGGACCGTCACGCGTGACGAGCTGCTGGCGCGGGTGGAGGCCGGTGAGGTGGTGGTCCTGGACGTGCGCCCGGCGGAGGAGTACGCCGCGGGCCACATCCCCGGCGCGATCTCGATCCCCGTCGACGAACTGGCCGCCCGCGTCGAGGAACTGCCCGAGGGCGTCGAGGTCGTGGCGTACTGCCGCGGCGAGTACTGCACGATGGCCCGCGACGCCGTCCGCACCCTCGACGAGAGCGGCCGCAGGGCGGTCCGGCTGGTCGACGGCCTCCTGGAGTGGCGGCTCGCCGCACTGCCGGTCGACGTCGCGGCTGCCGAGGCCGCGGTGGGTTCCGGTGCCGCAGCCGCTTCCCGTGCCGCGGTCGTTCCGGGCGCCGCGGCCGCTTCGGGCGCCGCAGCCACTTCCCGTGCCGCGGCCGATCCGGGCGCCGGAGTGGTCGCGTGA
- a CDS encoding class I SAM-dependent methyltransferase: protein MPERSGTKVARDAVHHPLFARFYARVSVVADAKGGVAAYRRELLDGLSGRVIEVGAGNGLNFAYYPGAVSEVVAIEPERLLRRLAVEAAVRAGVPVDVVPGAAEALPVKSEAFDGAVASLVLCSVRDLRRSLAELRRVLKPGGELRFFEHGLAPGKLMATAQRALDATVWPLMCGGCHTARDPLAAIEAAGFEIVTYRRLRVPEKGVRLPTSACVLGVARRPLSDADD from the coding sequence ATGCCGGAGCGAAGCGGGACGAAAGTTGCCCGGGACGCCGTCCACCATCCGCTGTTCGCCCGCTTCTACGCGCGCGTGAGCGTGGTCGCCGACGCGAAGGGCGGGGTCGCGGCGTACCGGAGGGAGCTGCTGGACGGGCTGTCCGGCCGGGTCATCGAGGTCGGCGCGGGCAACGGCCTGAACTTCGCGTACTACCCGGGGGCCGTGTCGGAGGTCGTCGCCATCGAACCCGAACGGCTGCTGCGCCGGCTGGCGGTGGAGGCGGCCGTGCGCGCGGGGGTGCCGGTGGACGTGGTGCCGGGCGCGGCCGAGGCGCTGCCGGTGAAGAGCGAGGCGTTCGACGGGGCCGTCGCCTCGCTGGTGCTGTGCAGTGTGCGGGACCTGCGCCGGTCGCTCGCGGAGCTGCGCCGGGTGCTGAAGCCGGGTGGGGAGCTGCGGTTCTTCGAGCACGGCCTGGCGCCCGGGAAGCTGATGGCCACGGCCCAGCGGGCGCTGGACGCCACGGTGTGGCCGCTGATGTGCGGCGGCTGCCACACCGCCCGCGATCCGCTCGCGGCCATCGAGGCGGCGGGCTTCGAGATCGTCACGTACCGCCGTCTGCGCGTTCCCGAGAAGGGCGTCCGGCTGCCCACGTCGGCCTGCGTCCTGGGCGTGGCACGCCGCCCGCTGTCGGACGCCGACGACTGA
- a CDS encoding VOC family protein produces MRATVSEIVFDCAEPAALVRFWAGLLGGEPVDRSRDWSYVDPPGFVRVAFQRVPEGKAAKNRLHLDLDADDVGAAADEAVRRGAVRVGGVVTDEQGRFQVLRDPEGNEFCFVDD; encoded by the coding sequence ATGAGAGCGACTGTCAGCGAGATCGTCTTCGACTGTGCCGAGCCCGCCGCGCTGGTGCGGTTCTGGGCAGGCCTGCTGGGCGGGGAACCCGTCGACCGGAGCCGGGACTGGTCGTACGTGGATCCGCCCGGGTTCGTACGGGTCGCGTTCCAGCGGGTGCCCGAGGGCAAGGCCGCGAAGAACCGGCTGCACCTGGACCTGGACGCGGACGACGTCGGGGCCGCCGCCGACGAGGCGGTACGGCGGGGCGCGGTGCGTGTCGGCGGCGTCGTCACGGACGAGCAGGGGCGCTTCCAGGTACTGCGGGACCCCGAGGGCAACGAGTTCTGCTTCGTGGACGACTGA
- the bioD gene encoding dethiobiotin synthase, whose protein sequence is MAVVVVSGTGTEIGKTVVTAAVAAAAARAEGRSVAVLKPAQTGVGPDERGDADEVVRLAGPGVTGRELARFPEPLAPATAARRARMAPVRADEVAEAAEKLATEHDLVLVEGAGGLLVRFDDQGTTLADAARLLGAPVLVVAPAGLGTLNMAALTGEALRARGLEQLGVVVGSWPRDPGLAERCNLADLPDAAGAPLLGAVPEGAGALSPEAFRAAAPGWLGARLGGTWDAEAFERAVSAGGR, encoded by the coding sequence ATGGCGGTCGTGGTGGTGAGCGGCACCGGCACGGAGATCGGCAAGACCGTGGTCACGGCCGCGGTGGCGGCGGCGGCGGCACGCGCGGAGGGCCGTTCGGTGGCGGTGCTGAAGCCCGCGCAGACCGGCGTCGGGCCGGACGAGCGGGGCGACGCCGACGAGGTCGTCCGGCTGGCCGGGCCGGGCGTGACGGGGCGGGAACTGGCCAGGTTCCCCGAGCCGCTGGCGCCCGCGACGGCCGCCCGACGGGCCCGCATGGCGCCGGTGCGGGCGGACGAGGTGGCGGAGGCCGCGGAGAAGCTGGCCACCGAGCACGACCTGGTGCTGGTCGAGGGCGCGGGCGGACTCCTCGTACGGTTCGACGACCAGGGCACCACCCTGGCCGACGCGGCCCGGCTGCTGGGCGCGCCGGTCCTGGTGGTCGCGCCCGCGGGCCTCGGCACGCTCAACATGGCCGCGCTCACGGGCGAGGCCCTGCGGGCGCGGGGCCTCGAGCAGCTGGGCGTGGTCGTGGGCAGCTGGCCGCGCGACCCGGGCCTGGCCGAGCGCTGCAACCTGGCCGACCTCCCGGACGCCGCGGGCGCGCCCCTGCTGGGCGCGGTGCCGGAGGGCGCCGGCGCGCTGTCGCCGGAGGCGTTCCGCGCGGCGGCGCCGGGCTGGCTGGGCGCGCGGCTGGGCGGGACCTGGGACGCGGAGGCGTTCGAGCGGGCGGTCTCGGCGGGGGGCCGCTGA
- a CDS encoding adenosylmethionine--8-amino-7-oxononanoate transaminase — protein sequence MPEPLDGTAALLALDREHVWHPYGPMPGRVDPLVVESASGVRLRLAEPVHGRTELVDGMSSWWSAVHGYNHPVLNEAVRGQLDRMSHVMFGGLTHEPAVRLATRLVEITPEPLRHVFLSDSGSVSVEVAVKMCLQYWRSTGRPAKQRLLTWRGGYHGDTWQPMSVCDPQGGMHELWAGVLQRQVFAPPPPAAYDEEYAGRLRTLIAEHAHELAAVIVEPVVQGAGGMRFHSPAYLRVLREACDAHDVLLVFDEIATGFGRTGELFAAGHAGVAPDVMCLGKALTGGYLSMAATLCTSRVADGISRGDVPVLAHGPTFMGNPLASAVACASIDLLLSQDWAREVKRIEAGLRDGLEAARDVAGVRDVRVLGAIGVVQLDHPVDMAAATAAAVREGVWLRPFRDLVYVMPPYVTGDDDLATICRAVCAAAREG from the coding sequence ATGCCTGAGCCCCTCGACGGCACCGCCGCCCTCCTCGCGCTGGACCGGGAGCACGTGTGGCACCCGTACGGCCCGATGCCCGGGCGGGTCGACCCGCTGGTCGTGGAGTCGGCGTCGGGGGTACGGCTCCGGCTGGCCGAGCCCGTCCACGGGCGGACCGAGCTGGTCGACGGCATGTCGTCGTGGTGGTCGGCGGTGCACGGCTACAACCACCCGGTCCTCAACGAGGCGGTGCGCGGCCAGCTCGACCGGATGAGCCACGTCATGTTCGGCGGGCTCACCCACGAGCCGGCCGTGCGGCTGGCCACGCGCCTGGTCGAGATCACCCCCGAGCCGCTGCGGCACGTCTTCCTCAGCGACTCCGGGTCGGTCTCCGTCGAGGTCGCCGTGAAGATGTGCCTGCAGTACTGGCGGTCCACCGGCCGGCCGGCCAAGCAGCGGCTGCTGACCTGGCGCGGCGGCTACCACGGCGACACCTGGCAGCCGATGTCGGTGTGCGACCCGCAGGGCGGGATGCACGAGCTGTGGGCGGGGGTTCTGCAGCGGCAGGTCTTCGCGCCGCCGCCCCCGGCCGCGTACGACGAGGAGTACGCGGGGCGGCTGCGCACACTGATCGCCGAGCACGCGCACGAGCTGGCGGCGGTCATCGTCGAGCCGGTGGTGCAGGGCGCGGGCGGCATGCGGTTCCACTCCCCCGCGTACCTGCGGGTGCTGCGGGAGGCCTGCGACGCGCACGACGTGCTGCTCGTCTTCGACGAGATCGCCACCGGCTTCGGCCGGACGGGCGAGCTGTTCGCGGCCGGGCACGCGGGTGTGGCGCCGGACGTGATGTGTCTGGGCAAGGCGCTGACCGGCGGCTACCTGTCGATGGCGGCGACGCTGTGCACCTCGCGGGTCGCCGACGGCATCTCGCGCGGGGACGTGCCGGTGCTGGCGCACGGCCCCACCTTCATGGGCAACCCGTTGGCGTCGGCGGTGGCCTGCGCCTCGATCGACCTGCTGCTGTCCCAGGACTGGGCGCGGGAGGTCAAGCGGATCGAGGCGGGGCTGCGCGACGGGCTGGAGGCGGCGCGCGACGTGGCCGGGGTCCGGGACGTCCGGGTGCTCGGCGCGATCGGGGTGGTCCAGCTCGACCACCCGGTCGACATGGCGGCGGCCACGGCCGCGGCCGTGCGCGAGGGCGTGTGGCTGCGGCCGTTCCGCGACCTCGTGTACGTCATGCCGCCCTACGTCACGGGCGACGACGATCTGGCGACGATCTGCCGCGCGGTGTGCGCGGCCGCACGGGAGGGCTGA